The proteins below come from a single Bactrocera dorsalis isolate Fly_Bdor chromosome 5, ASM2337382v1, whole genome shotgun sequence genomic window:
- the LOC105227882 gene encoding farnesol dehydrogenase isoform X2 — MERWQNCVAVVTGASSGIGAATVKDLLKANLIVVGLARRLERMEELKAQLPAEQQKRFHAVACDVSSQESVDTAFDWIIKELGGVDILINNAGIYAGGQVSTQDPVELQKVLQTNVMGVVYCTQRAFKSMKERNFDGHVVVVNSVLGHTIPMALGNNQPPSLSIYPSSKYAVTALSEVLRQEFKGLDTKIKITSVSPGLTDTEIVPEQYKNSGLPILKAEDISSCILFTLSTPPHMQVHEITVAA; from the exons GTGCTGCCACCGTTAAGGATCTGTTGAAAGCTAATTTGATTGTTGTGGGTCTGGCGCGTCGCTTGGAGCGCATGGAAGAACTGAAGGCACAATTACCCGCTGAACAACAAAAACGCTTCCACGCCGTCGCTTGTGATGTTTCATCACAGGAATCCGTTGATACGGCATTCGATTGGATCATCAAGGAGTTGGGAGGCGTCGATATCCTTATCAATAATGCGGGTATTTACGCCGGTGGTCAGGTTAGCACTCAGGATCCGGTGGAATTGCAAAAAGTTTTACAAACCAACGTAATGGGCGTGGTATATTGCACACAGCGTGCCTTCAAATCGATGAAAGAACGTAATTTTGATGGTCATGTGGTTGTTGTTAATAGTGTGTTGGGTCACACTATACCTATGGCGCTTGGTAACAATCAGCCACCATCGCTTTCTATATATCCGTCTTCTAAGTATGCAGTGACCGCCTTATCGGAGGTTTTGCGCCAGGAGTTTAAAGGGTTGGACACCAAAATTAAGATTACg AGTGTTAGTCCCGGTTTAACTGATACTGAAATTGTGCCAGAACAATACAAAAACTCCGGGTTACCAATTCTGAAAGCGGAAGATATTTCGAGCTGCATCTTGTTTACACTCTCCACACCACCACATATGCAGGTGCACGAGATCACTGTGGcagcataa
- the LOC105227882 gene encoding farnesol dehydrogenase isoform X1, with amino-acid sequence MERWQNRVAAVTGASSGIGAATVKDLLKANLIVVGLARRLERMEELKAQLPAEQQKRFHAVACDVSSQESVDTAFDWIIKELGGVDILINNAGIYAGGQVSTQDPVELQKVLQTNVMGVVYCTQRAFKSMKERNFDGHVVVVNSVLGHTIPMALGNNQPPSLSIYPSSKYAVTALSEVLRQEFKGLDTKIKITSVSPGLTDTEIVPEQYKNSGLPILKAEDISSCILFTLSTPPHMQVHEITVAA; translated from the exons ATGGAACGTTGGCAAAATCGTGTTGCAGCCGTTACTGGTGCCAGCTCCGGCATAGGTGCTGCCACCGTTAAGGATCTGTTGAAAGCTAATTTGATTGTTGTGGGTCTGGCGCGTCGCTTGGAGCGCATGGAAGAACTGAAGGCACAATTACCCGCTGAACAACAAAAACGCTTCCACGCCGTCGCTTGTGATGTTTCATCACAGGAATCCGTTGATACGGCATTCGATTGGATCATCAAGGAGTTGGGAGGCGTCGATATCCTTATCAATAATGCGGGTATTTACGCCGGTGGTCAGGTTAGCACTCAGGATCCGGTGGAATTGCAAAAAGTTTTACAAACCAACGTAATGGGCGTGGTATATTGCACACAGCGTGCCTTCAAATCGATGAAAGAACGTAATTTTGATGGTCATGTGGTTGTTGTTAATAGTGTGTTGGGTCACACTATACCTATGGCGCTTGGTAACAATCAGCCACCATCGCTTTCTATATATCCGTCTTCTAAGTATGCAGTGACCGCCTTATCGGAGGTTTTGCGCCAGGAGTTTAAAGGGTTGGACACCAAAATTAAGATTACg AGTGTTAGTCCCGGTTTAACTGATACTGAAATTGTGCCAGAACAATACAAAAACTCCGGGTTACCAATTCTGAAAGCGGAAGATATTTCGAGCTGCATCTTGTTTACACTCTCCACACCACCACATATGCAGGTGCACGAGATCACTGTGGcagcataa
- the LOC105227883 gene encoding farnesol dehydrogenase: protein MFNMERWSNCTAVVTGASSGIGLAIVKDLLKENMRVAGLARRKERMEEWRATLPEEQQKRFHPVSCDVSSLESVNEAFDWVIKNLSGVDVLINNAGIYNAGQATEMDQANLQQVLQTNVMGVVYCTQRAFRSMKDRSVDGHVVIINSVLGHYVPHSDPHTPPTSNLYAPSKYALTALTEVYRQEFRGLGTRAKITSVSPGLTDTDIVAARSRGGKRPILQPEDVSRCVLFTLSTPAHMQVHEITVKPMLGE from the exons atgtttaaCATGGAGCGTTGGTCAAATTGCACGGCTGTAGTCACCGGTGCCAGTTCGGGCATTGGCCTTGCCATTGTTAAGGACTTGCTGAAGGAGAATATGCGCGTTGCCGGCTTGGCTAGGCGCAAGGAACGCATGGAGGAGTGGCGTGCAACCTTGCCCGAGGAACAGCAGAAGCGCTTTCATCCCGTCAGTTGTGACGTCTCATCGTTGGAGTCGGTTAATGAAGCCTTCGATTGGGTTATCAAGAATTTGAGCGGTGTCGATGTGTTGATCAATAATGCTGGCATTTACAATGCCGGACAAGCCACCGAAATGGATCAGGCCAATTTGCAACAGGTATTGCAAACCAATGTTATGGGTGTGGTCTATTGTACACAACGGGCCTTCCGTTCAATGAAGGATCGCAGTGTTGACGGGCATGTGGTGATCATTAATAGTGTTTTGGGGCATTATGTGCCACATAGTGATCCGCATACGCCGCCAACATCCAATTTGTATGCGCCAAGTAAATATGCGTTGACCGCTTTAACGGAGGTGTATCGTCAGGAGTTCCGTGGACTTGGTACCAGAGCTAAGATCACT AGTGTCAGTCCCGGCTTAACCGATACCGATATTGTGGCTGCACGCTCGCGTGGCGGCAAACGTCCAATTCTACAGCCAGAAGATGTTTCTCGCTGTGTATTATTTACACTCTCGACACCAGCTCATATGCAAGTGCATGAGATTACAGTGAAGCCAATGTTGGGCGAATAG